From the genome of Coffea eugenioides isolate CCC68of unplaced genomic scaffold, Ceug_1.0 ScVebR1_965;HRSCAF=1736, whole genome shotgun sequence, one region includes:
- the LOC113759169 gene encoding protein FAR1-RELATED SEQUENCE 5-like gives MGQDGALKTQLMTWCRKQRINQMALDVCGRLRSFDLNQEPECDRDTFIEESGGSIGGHEDEEADELVGAIGVDDVMKLTFDTEEEAGEFYNLYAKLSGFGIRKSNAKRDADGISRFRKWVCCCEGYRNEKWFNYEDRKREAKPITRTGCGACFRVKYDIESVKYVVTRFIMEHNHPLASEASVQHIRSHRKVSDAEYAQAKSLKLVGARICQIMKHFVIKAGGYSNVGFCIKDLYNRMDEERRKDIFNGDAEGALGFLAAKKDADDMFFYKYHVDNEGRLAMLFWADSKSRADFSVFGDVLVFDTTYKTNKYRKPLVVLAGVNNHLNSTVFGCALLSDERIETYEWVLSTFVEAMKGRKPVAVMTDGDSAMRRAIKNLLPDACHRLCSWHLHRNARSNIRCEEFNNRFYNLMARKCSTLEFEDRWARLVNECGVVENEWVKKLYRRRRLWAEAYLRGHFFAGMRSTQRCEKMNAFLNEYLNEKMRLYEFVRSFDLAIAWLRHTESKAVHTSENTKPVLTTILPELEGSAAEVFTRNVFFMVRKHLNRQGLLISEGWSEDGGNRTYYYSKYGGHEISWRVDYDRSMEKLICSCMKFESKGIPCAHMFRVMVVEGMNRIPEACISKRWTKGVHCSNNGMKEFVADEQLTQMARYGTLKSSCNTMCYYASYMDDAFNDLQQMFDKHSVDLKEKWIDRGYGGDGFAMDSRVRNDRSRRTFGLLDPRVSRCKGDHKHAEAKKKRKCGHCRYYRNCILTNDLTCDIWVEDCKQATTNEHAHTKRIRTTQQLMMIIWKTVWMTRWKNHLKLVRAAATQANGEDKHLYHNHSVAVEGTQVANKEVQEKDEALLL, from the exons ATGGGGCAGGATGGGGCGCTTAAAACTCAACTCATGACATGGTGCAGGAAACAGAGAATTAATCAAATGGCGTTGGATGTTTGCGGCAGGTTAAGGTCATTTGACCTTAACCAAGAACCTGAGTGTGACCGAGACACATTCATTGAAGAAAGCGGTGGTTCAATAGGAGGACACGAAGATGAGGAGGCAGATGAATTGGTGGGCGCAATAGGCGTGGATGACGTAATGAAATTAACATTTGACACGGAAGAAGAAGCTGGGGAATTCTATAATTTGTATGCGAAACTAAGCGGATTTGGGATTCGTAAAAGTAATGCCAAACGAGATGCAGATGGCATTTCAAGATTTAGAAAATGGGTATGTTGCTGTGAAGGTTACAGGAATGAAAAGTGGTTTAATTATGAAGACCGGAAAAGAGAAGCAAAACCAATCACAAGAACCGGGTGTGGGGCTTGCTTTCGCGTGAAATATGACATAGAATCGGTAAAGTATGTGGTGACACGTTTCATTATGGAGCACAATCACCCGCTGGCATCAGAGGCAAGTGTGCAACACATTAGGTCGCATAGAAAAGTGAGCGATGCAGAATATGCGCAGGCAAAAAGTCTAAAGTTGGTTGGGGCCAGAATATGCCAGATAATGAAACATTTTGTTATCAAAGCCGGAGGGTATAGTAACGTGGGATTTTGCATTAAGGATTTGTATAACCGAATGGACGAGGAACGTAGAAAAGATATTTTTAATGGCGATGCAGAAGGGGCACTTGGGTTCTTGGCAGCGAAGAAGGATGccgatgacatgttcttttatAAATATCATGTAGATAACGAAGGAAGATTGGCAATGTTGTTTTGGGCAGATTCTAAATCTCGTGCGGACTTCAGTGTATTTGGAGATGTATTGGTGTTTGATACaacatacaaaacaaataaataccgCAAGCCACTAGTTGTACTTGCAGGGGTAAACAACCATTTGAACAGTACTGTTTTTGGCTGTGCACTGCTATCAGATGAGAGGATTGAAACATATGAATGGGTGCTAAGTACATTTGTAGAGGCTATGAAAGGTAGAAAGCCAGTAGCAGTGATGACAGATGGGGACAGTGCAATGAGAAGAGCTATAAAGAATCTTCTCCCGGATGCTTGTCACAGGCTATGTTCGTGGCACTTGCATAGAAATGCACGGAGTAATATTCGCTGCGAGGAGTTTAATAACAGGTTCTATAACCTGATGGCGAGAAAGTGTAGCACTCTTGAGTTTGAGGATCGGTGGGCTAGGTTGGTTAATGAATGTGGGGTGGTAGAGAATGAGTGGGTGAAGAAATTGTACCGTAGGAGAAGGTTATGGGCAGAGGCCTATTTACGCGGTCATTTTTTTGCAGGTATGAGAAGTACTCAAAGGTGTGAGAAAATGAATGCTTTTTTGAACGAGTACTTGAATGAAAAAATGCGACTATATGAATTCGTTAGAAGTTTTGATTTGGCAATAGCATGGCTTCGACATACCGAGAGCAAAGCAGTTCACACAAGCGAAAACACAAAACCAGTCTTAACCACAATCCTGCCCGAATTAGAGGGGAGCGCAGCGGAGGTGTTTACAAGGAATGTGTTCTTCATGGTGAGGAAGCATTTGAACAGGCAAGGACTTCTAATTTCTGAGGGCTGGAGCGAGGATGGAGGGAATCGTACATATTATTACTCGAAATATGGTGGACACGAAATAAGTTGGAGGGTGGATTATGATAGGTCAATGGAGAAGCTAATCTGCTCTTGCATGAAATTCGAGTCAAAGGGGATTCCTTGTGCTCACATGTTTCGCGTGATGGTGGTAGAAGGAATGAACAGGATCCCAGAAGCATGCATTTCGAAGCGGTGGACAAAGGGAGTTCACTGTAGTAATAATGGAATGAAAGAATTTGTTGCAGACGAACAGCTGACACAAATGGCCAGATATGGCACTTTAAAGTCCAGCTGTAATACTATGTGTTACTATGCCTCCTACATGGATGATGCGTTTAATGACCTGCAACAGATGTTTGACAAGCATTCTGTGGACCTAAAGGAGAAGTGGATTGATAGGGGATATGGGGGAGATGGATTTGCAATGGATTCAAGAGTGAGGAACGATAGAAGTAGAAGAACATTCGGGCTGTTAGATCCTAGGGTGTCCCGGTGTAAAGGTGATCACAAGCATGCAGaagcaaagaagaaaagaaagtgtgGTCATTGCAGGTACTATCGGAATTGCATAC TCACAAATGATTTGACATGTGATATATGGGTTGAAGATTGCAAGCAGGCCACAACCAACGAACATGCCCATACAAAAAGAATTCGCACAACACAGCAGTTGATGATGATTATATGGAAAACTGTTTGGATGACTCGctggaaaaatcatttgaaattgGTACGGGCTGCAGCGACTCAGGCGAATGGAGAGGACAAGCATTTGTACCACAACCATTCGGTAGCGGTGGAAGGGACACAGGTGGCCAACAAAGAAGTCCAGGAGAAAGATGAGGCACTACTGTTGTGA